The following proteins come from a genomic window of Canis lupus dingo isolate Sandy chromosome 20, ASM325472v2, whole genome shotgun sequence:
- the ODF3L2 gene encoding outer dense fiber protein 3-like protein 2 isoform X6, with protein sequence MTAPGRSARPIPSSGGLALLPPGGRAAAGCERLGVPPCRPPRPPPALLLSCSGSAGPFTSVPTRSVSLFSGAALTPPAGPASPQDASPGPIYFLDPKVTRFGRSCTPAYSMQGRGKSRGLEVTPGPGAYSPEKVAPVRQRTPPAFTLGSRLRPQLQDTSAPAPNTYTLPSLWGSQILTKPSSPSYTAAGRTPPARPPQDPAEIPGPGQPPASFGPWRM encoded by the exons ATGACTGCACCAGGGCGGTCAGCCCGGCCTATTCCCTCTTCTGGAGGCCTGGCCCTG CTTCCTCCTGGCGGCAGGGCAGCAGCGGGCTGTGAGCGACTGGGGGTGCCGCCCTGcaggccacccaggccccccccagCGCTGTTGCTGTCGTGCTCCGGCAGTGCCGGACCCTTCACGTCAGTGCCCACACGGTCCGTCTCCCTGTTTTCTGGAGCTGCTCTGACGCCCCCCGCGGGCCCAG CCTCCCCACAGGACGCCAGCCCTGGGCCCATCTACTTCCTGGACCCAAAAGTCACCCGGTTTGGCCGAAGCTGCACCCCTGCCTACTCCATGCAGGGCCGGGGCAAGTCTCGGG GTCTGGAGGTGACACCAGGCCCTGGGGCCTACAGCCCAGAGAAGGTGGCCCCTGTGCGCCAGCGGACGCCCCCGGCCTTCACTCTGGGATCCCGCCTGCGCCCGCAGCTCCAGGACACCTCCGCGCCGGCCCCCAACACCTACACGCTGCCCTCCCTCTGGGGCTCCCAGATACTCACCaagcccagcagccccagctACACGGCGGCCGGCCGcacgccccccgcccgcccccctcAGGACCCTGCTGAGATACCAGGCCCGGGCCA
- the ODF3L2 gene encoding outer dense fiber protein 3-like protein 2 isoform X2: MQGRGKSRGLEVTPGPGAYSPEKVAPVRQRTPPAFTLGSRLRPQLQDTSAPAPNTYTLPSLWGSQILTKPSSPSYTAAGRTPPARPPQDPAEIPGPGQYESPDPNTYRQRRPAFTILGRPRAPRPPEETPGPGSHRPEQVTVTKARAPAFTMGIRHSTRAATMPVDTAP, encoded by the exons ATGCAGGGCCGGGGCAAGTCTCGGG GTCTGGAGGTGACACCAGGCCCTGGGGCCTACAGCCCAGAGAAGGTGGCCCCTGTGCGCCAGCGGACGCCCCCGGCCTTCACTCTGGGATCCCGCCTGCGCCCGCAGCTCCAGGACACCTCCGCGCCGGCCCCCAACACCTACACGCTGCCCTCCCTCTGGGGCTCCCAGATACTCACCaagcccagcagccccagctACACGGCGGCCGGCCGcacgccccccgcccgcccccctcAGGACCCTGCTGAGATACCAGGCCCGGGCCAGTACGAAAGCCCAGACCCCAACACCTACCGTCAGCGGCGGCCCGCCTTCACCATACTGGGCCGgccccgtgccccccgccccccagaggAGACTCCTGGACCGGGCAGCCACAGACCTGAGCAGGTCACCGTGACCAAAGCCAGGGCCCCGGCCTTCACCATGGGCATCCGCCACTCCACACGGGCTGCCACCATGCCT